A window from Deinococcus misasensis DSM 22328 encodes these proteins:
- a CDS encoding glycosyltransferase family 4 protein produces MLEFLQQLGIADPFGKGPISVLLTFLVAWFLTQRFMPRVREFAIKVGWADMPNERRLNKEPLPNAGGLAIFGGFIASIVVAWALRPILIEHLQVQVLAILLGGALLAFTGFIDDQFELPPLFRMVVQLVAAALLVVNGLHIDLGVVPWFQNLLGDSIGIWNIIITLGWIIGITNAVNLMDGVDGVAGGIGFIASMVLIAVSAQSPDRAAAVIILAGLAGAVLGYLRYNFNPSQIIMGDTGAYLIGYTLAAVALLGTLPESQNPSLIAPFLFLALPILDTTQVFIGRIRKGKNPLKPDKTHLHHRLLQRTGSARTTSVIIWGITLTLNVIGMIAQGISPLVIAITVLVIAGALGWVAYRRVRALKKDKERTLN; encoded by the coding sequence GTGCTGGAATTTTTGCAGCAACTGGGCATCGCTGATCCTTTTGGCAAAGGACCCATCAGTGTTCTGCTGACTTTTCTGGTGGCGTGGTTTTTGACCCAGCGCTTCATGCCCAGAGTGCGCGAATTTGCCATCAAGGTCGGATGGGCGGACATGCCCAACGAACGGCGCCTCAACAAAGAGCCTCTTCCCAATGCGGGTGGTCTGGCCATTTTTGGTGGGTTCATTGCTTCGATTGTGGTTGCATGGGCGTTGCGCCCCATCCTGATTGAGCACCTGCAAGTTCAAGTGCTTGCCATTTTGCTGGGTGGGGCTTTGCTGGCTTTCACTGGCTTCATTGATGACCAGTTTGAGTTGCCCCCCTTGTTTCGCATGGTGGTGCAACTGGTTGCTGCTGCACTGCTGGTGGTGAATGGTCTGCACATTGATCTGGGTGTGGTTCCGTGGTTTCAGAACCTGCTTGGAGACAGCATCGGGATCTGGAACATCATCATCACTCTGGGATGGATCATCGGGATCACCAATGCGGTCAACCTCATGGATGGGGTGGATGGTGTTGCTGGAGGCATCGGATTCATTGCCTCCATGGTTCTGATTGCCGTCAGTGCGCAGTCCCCTGACCGTGCTGCTGCTGTGATCATTCTGGCGGGCTTGGCCGGAGCAGTGCTGGGCTACCTGAGGTACAACTTCAACCCGAGCCAGATCATCATGGGCGACACTGGTGCCTACCTGATCGGGTACACGCTGGCTGCAGTGGCTTTGCTGGGCACCCTGCCTGAAAGCCAGAACCCTTCCCTGATTGCCCCCTTCCTGTTTCTGGCCTTGCCCATTCTGGACACCACACAGGTGTTCATTGGACGGATTCGCAAAGGCAAGAACCCCCTCAAACCAGACAAAACCCACCTGCACCACCGTTTGCTGCAGCGCACAGGCAGTGCCCGCACCACTTCGGTGATCATCTGGGGCATCACCCTGACCCTGAACGTGATTGGCATGATTGCACAGGGGATTTCCCCTCTGGTGATTGCCATCACCGTGCTGGTGATTGCCGGTGCTCTGGGCTGGGTGGCGTACCGCCGGGTGCGCGCCCTGAAGAAAGACAAAGAAAGGACCCTCAACTGA
- the wecB gene encoding non-hydrolyzing UDP-N-acetylglucosamine 2-epimerase has translation MRVVVAFGTRPEATKMAPVYQALQNQSGITPLMLVTGQHRQQLDDALAVFGLTPDADLDVMTERQTLPGLVAKIVPAAAQKLKEMQADYVLVHGDTTTTFCVALAAFLEGIPVGHVEAGLRSGSMKEPFPEEANRKLTDVLTDLDFAPTFLSRDNLLKEGKNPSGIIVTGQTAVDAVRQVAARAGLRPEWQNKKLVAITMHRRENLPVMSDLAGVLRKVALAFPDHHFVYPVHLNPAVREAVYPVLSGLPNMELTEPLNYADMAALMQASVLLITDSGGLQEEGAALGVPVAVLRNVTERPEGLEAGVLKLAGTEPEACYNVLSGLLSNPELLQHMSTRPNPYGDGLASERIARSVAWRLGLASKPEDWDSQLEGLPSV, from the coding sequence ATGCGTGTTGTCGTTGCCTTTGGCACCCGTCCCGAGGCCACCAAAATGGCCCCGGTGTATCAGGCTTTGCAAAACCAATCGGGCATCACCCCTTTGATGCTGGTCACCGGACAGCACCGCCAGCAACTCGACGATGCTCTGGCGGTGTTCGGCCTGACGCCAGACGCCGATCTGGATGTGATGACCGAGCGCCAGACCCTGCCCGGTCTGGTGGCCAAAATTGTCCCTGCTGCTGCGCAGAAACTCAAGGAAATGCAGGCAGACTATGTCCTGGTCCACGGAGACACCACCACCACATTCTGTGTGGCTCTGGCGGCTTTTCTGGAAGGCATTCCGGTGGGTCACGTGGAGGCCGGTTTGCGCAGTGGCAGCATGAAAGAGCCTTTTCCAGAGGAGGCCAACCGCAAGCTCACCGATGTGCTGACCGATCTGGATTTTGCCCCCACTTTTTTAAGCCGTGACAACCTGCTCAAAGAAGGCAAGAATCCCTCTGGCATCATCGTGACCGGACAGACGGCAGTGGATGCCGTGCGTCAGGTGGCGGCCCGTGCAGGTTTGCGTCCAGAGTGGCAGAACAAGAAACTGGTGGCCATCACCATGCACCGCCGCGAAAACCTGCCGGTGATGTCTGATCTGGCAGGGGTGCTGAGAAAAGTGGCTCTGGCTTTCCCGGACCATCACTTTGTTTACCCGGTCCACTTGAATCCTGCTGTCCGTGAAGCGGTTTATCCGGTGCTGTCGGGTTTGCCCAACATGGAATTGACGGAGCCCCTCAACTATGCAGACATGGCTGCCCTGATGCAGGCCAGTGTGCTCCTGATCACCGACAGCGGAGGCTTGCAAGAAGAGGGTGCTGCTCTGGGGGTTCCTGTGGCGGTTTTGCGCAACGTCACCGAGCGTCCAGAGGGTCTGGAGGCTGGAGTCCTCAAACTGGCAGGGACCGAACCAGAGGCCTGTTACAATGTGCTCTCAGGTTTGCTGTCCAACCCAGAGCTGTTGCAGCACATGAGCACCCGTCCCAATCCTTATGGTGATGGTCTGGCCAGTGAACGCATTGCCCGTTCAGTGGCCTGGAGGCTGGGCCTTGCCAGCAAACCCGAAGATTGGGATTCACAGCTTGAGGGATTGCCCTCTGTTTGA
- a CDS encoding bifunctional diguanylate cyclase/phosphodiesterase: MNQGILKAKWFTAIAVLLVMVVGGVMVTLSEKQTFEVNRRIAQQRADEQIRLLQHELEGSLSAVLALSSVVRQNRGKIDDFHPLAEEMLQVYRGIRALQLAPDGIIRHIHPYQNNDAAFGLNLMTDERSKVSSKQALETRKLTLVGPLNLIQGGQGLVGRHPVYLQDGNFWGFAQVVLDLPQLLAISNLNHLAKEGYNYRLSFQNPNTGLRETIAGSGGSFAQSPLGIPMAVPNGTWLLQIAPVQGWLNYTTILLKSMFVMALSGLVGLLVWLILRQPIRLTQIVHERTQELGESLALLEAIFDATSDAMVVVDNSGRMVTCNTQFLMLWDISRVDLQNYGNVALRHPSILGQIGDAEEFRKVLQESMRSPERTQSDLMHLESGKALEYTARPYYLHGQIRGKLWAFQDVTQRRRAEERVRTLAYYDRLTLLPNRAYLEENGPRLLQDVVLTGNTMAFLLLDLDNFKTINDSLGPTVGDRVLHYLGQRLQHVLSSQDLLVHLNGDEFVVLLRQASSLKVQECIQDILNVAREPFTIEGKPLLVTVSIGVVFFPQDGTDLDTLMRNADTAMHQAKAVGRNTHQVFTPEMSLAATERLQVETDLRQAIERGEFVVFYQPILDTRTGECVAAEALIRWIHPEKGMVPPIKFIPTAESTGLILPLGRWILNEVCRQNHEWRENGLPMVPIGVNFSALQFRQNDVLETIQEALERFDLPAQYLQVELTESLVMQDVENTTQTLYDLSRLGVMAAIDDFGTGYSSLAYLKRFPIRKIKIDRSFVRDLTHDPDDQILVKAMIDLARNMHLQVVAEGVEDEQQYQLLRELGCHEIQGYLISRPVPAREFQQFLTQSALAPEFKKRFQ, from the coding sequence ATGAATCAGGGAATCCTCAAAGCCAAATGGTTCACCGCCATTGCTGTGTTGCTGGTGATGGTGGTGGGCGGTGTGATGGTGACACTGTCTGAAAAACAAACGTTCGAGGTGAACCGTCGCATTGCACAGCAACGTGCAGATGAACAAATCCGCCTTTTGCAACACGAACTGGAGGGTTCACTTTCTGCGGTTCTGGCCCTTTCTTCGGTGGTGCGTCAAAACCGTGGAAAAATCGATGATTTTCATCCTCTGGCTGAAGAAATGTTGCAGGTTTATCGGGGAATCCGGGCCTTGCAGCTTGCTCCAGATGGCATCATCCGACACATCCACCCCTACCAGAACAACGATGCTGCTTTTGGTCTGAACCTCATGACCGATGAGCGCAGCAAAGTGTCCTCCAAGCAGGCGCTGGAAACCCGAAAACTGACCCTTGTGGGGCCTTTGAATTTGATTCAGGGCGGGCAAGGTTTGGTGGGGCGGCATCCTGTTTATCTTCAAGATGGAAATTTCTGGGGTTTTGCACAGGTGGTGCTGGATTTGCCTCAATTGTTGGCCATCAGCAACCTGAACCATCTGGCAAAAGAAGGGTACAATTACCGCCTGTCTTTTCAAAACCCCAACACCGGTCTGCGAGAAACCATTGCAGGATCAGGAGGTTCCTTTGCCCAGAGCCCTCTGGGTATTCCCATGGCGGTTCCCAATGGCACATGGTTGTTGCAAATTGCTCCAGTGCAGGGCTGGTTGAATTACACCACCATTTTGCTCAAAAGCATGTTTGTGATGGCCCTCTCTGGACTTGTGGGATTGCTGGTCTGGTTGATTTTGCGTCAACCCATCCGCCTCACCCAGATTGTCCACGAACGCACCCAGGAACTTGGAGAATCACTGGCCCTTCTGGAAGCGATTTTTGATGCCACCAGTGATGCCATGGTGGTGGTGGACAACAGTGGCCGCATGGTCACCTGCAACACCCAGTTTTTGATGCTCTGGGACATCTCTCGTGTGGATTTGCAAAACTATGGCAATGTGGCTTTGCGTCACCCCAGCATTCTTGGCCAGATTGGCGATGCTGAAGAGTTCCGCAAAGTGCTTCAAGAGTCCATGCGGTCTCCAGAGCGCACCCAGAGTGACCTCATGCATCTGGAATCAGGAAAGGCCCTGGAGTACACCGCCAGACCTTATTACTTGCATGGGCAAATTCGAGGCAAACTCTGGGCTTTTCAGGATGTCACCCAGCGCAGGCGGGCCGAAGAAAGGGTCAGGACCCTTGCTTACTATGACCGCCTCACCCTTTTGCCCAACCGGGCCTATCTGGAGGAAAACGGTCCGCGACTTTTGCAAGACGTGGTCCTGACTGGCAACACGATGGCGTTTCTGCTTCTTGACCTTGACAACTTCAAAACCATCAACGATTCTCTGGGTCCCACTGTGGGCGACAGGGTGCTCCATTATCTCGGTCAGCGCCTCCAGCACGTGCTCTCAAGTCAGGACCTGCTGGTGCACCTCAACGGAGATGAGTTTGTGGTGCTGCTGCGTCAAGCCTCGTCCCTGAAGGTGCAAGAGTGCATTCAGGACATTCTGAACGTGGCCAGAGAGCCTTTCACCATCGAGGGAAAACCTTTGCTGGTGACGGTCAGCATTGGTGTGGTGTTTTTCCCGCAGGATGGCACAGACCTGGACACCCTCATGCGCAATGCAGACACCGCGATGCATCAGGCGAAAGCTGTGGGCAGAAACACCCATCAGGTGTTCACCCCCGAGATGAGCCTCGCTGCCACCGAGCGCTTGCAGGTGGAAACCGACTTGCGACAGGCCATTGAACGGGGCGAATTTGTGGTGTTTTACCAGCCGATTCTGGACACCCGAACCGGTGAGTGTGTTGCCGCCGAAGCCCTGATCCGCTGGATTCACCCCGAGAAAGGGATGGTTCCACCCATCAAATTCATTCCCACAGCCGAATCCACGGGCCTGATCCTTCCCCTCGGACGCTGGATCCTCAATGAAGTGTGCCGCCAGAACCACGAATGGCGGGAAAATGGACTCCCCATGGTGCCGATTGGGGTGAACTTTTCAGCATTGCAGTTCAGGCAAAACGATGTGCTGGAAACCATTCAGGAAGCTCTGGAACGCTTTGATTTGCCTGCCCAGTACCTGCAGGTGGAACTCACCGAAAGTCTGGTCATGCAGGATGTGGAAAACACCACCCAGACCCTCTATGACCTGAGCCGGCTCGGGGTGATGGCGGCCATCGACGATTTCGGGACCGGGTATTCCAGTCTGGCTTACCTCAAGCGCTTTCCCATCCGCAAAATCAAAATTGACCGCTCGTTTGTGCGGGACCTCACCCATGATCCTGACGACCAGATTCTGGTGAAAGCCATGATCGATCTGGCCCGCAACATGCACCTGCAAGTGGTGGCCGAAGGGGTCGAGGATGAGCAGCAGTACCAGTTGCTGCGTGAACTTGGGTGCCATGAAATTCAGGGCTACCTGATCAGCCGTCCGGTTCCTGCCCGAGAGTTCCAACAATTCTTGACCCAGTCTGCTCTGGCTCCAGAGTTCAAAAAACGCTTTCAATGA
- a CDS encoding NUDIX hydrolase, protein MKWTIESSRVLMKDRFLTLRVDRCITPAGHTVDPYYVLEGTPWVNVVALTPEGDCILVQQYRHAVAKVVHGLPAGGVEPTDLTPLEAAHRELLEETGHQASVLVQVLEGDVNPASQTHSVSTFLGLDAEPLQDSVLDAVEGTRVVKVPFRELFLGTSALLPEIQIMHRAALWAAGMHLIQHPEVFPAVRQQLLAPLP, encoded by the coding sequence ATGAAATGGACCATTGAATCTTCCCGAGTGTTGATGAAAGACCGCTTTTTGACTTTGCGTGTGGACCGCTGCATCACCCCAGCAGGACACACCGTTGATCCTTACTATGTGCTGGAAGGCACCCCATGGGTGAATGTGGTGGCCCTCACCCCTGAAGGAGACTGCATTCTGGTGCAGCAATACCGTCATGCCGTGGCAAAAGTGGTGCATGGTCTGCCTGCAGGAGGGGTTGAACCCACCGACCTCACCCCTCTGGAAGCTGCACACCGTGAGTTGCTGGAAGAAACCGGGCATCAGGCTTCTGTTCTGGTGCAAGTGCTGGAGGGAGATGTGAACCCTGCAAGCCAGACCCATTCGGTTTCCACTTTTCTGGGATTGGACGCAGAACCTTTACAGGACAGTGTGCTGGACGCCGTGGAAGGTACCAGAGTCGTCAAGGTGCCCTTCAGGGAGCTTTTTCTGGGCACCTCTGCACTTCTGCCCGAGATTCAGATCATGCACCGTGCTGCCCTCTGGGCCGCAGGCATGCACCTGATTCAGCACCCTGAGGTTTTTCCTGCGGTGCGCCAGCAGTTGTTGGCCCCCTTGCCATGA
- a CDS encoding diacylglycerol/lipid kinase family protein — MLRLIVNPNASRGHLEDKLPALLSALRLKGFTYTQHITHKPEEVFEVAQGWDPINDTLLAVGGDGTVQSVARLAIQKGFRMGIVPFGSANDFASCLGWSTRPEDALRRLSETVTPVDLGLMDGNHLFVNGLGMGFDALAGKLSYDAPKQLTGMPRYGWAVAKGLRQMENLQVQIIADGREIYSGKSFLVSIMNSTRYGGGFKVAPQAHPADGLLDVVIGKEISKPVLAGVLPLVLMGQHTALPYVIIARAREVTVRWEKPQVCHLDGEMLPDCTECHVQVQPSVLQLQGRLNAYT, encoded by the coding sequence ATGCTCCGCCTGATTGTCAATCCGAATGCCTCCAGAGGCCACCTTGAAGACAAACTTCCTGCTTTGCTGTCTGCCTTGCGCCTCAAAGGGTTCACCTACACCCAGCACATCACCCACAAACCCGAGGAGGTTTTCGAGGTGGCTCAAGGTTGGGACCCCATCAACGATACCTTGCTGGCTGTGGGCGGAGATGGCACGGTGCAATCTGTGGCCCGATTGGCCATTCAGAAGGGTTTTCGCATGGGGATTGTGCCGTTTGGGAGTGCCAACGATTTTGCCAGTTGCCTCGGATGGAGCACCAGACCCGAGGATGCCCTGCGCCGACTTTCAGAAACCGTGACCCCTGTGGACCTCGGTTTGATGGATGGAAATCACCTGTTTGTGAACGGTCTGGGCATGGGTTTTGATGCTCTGGCGGGAAAACTCAGCTATGATGCGCCCAAACAACTTACGGGCATGCCCCGTTACGGGTGGGCGGTGGCCAAGGGCTTGCGGCAAATGGAGAACCTGCAGGTCCAGATCATTGCAGATGGTCGAGAAATCTATTCAGGCAAATCCTTTCTGGTGTCCATCATGAATTCCACCCGCTATGGAGGGGGTTTCAAAGTGGCCCCTCAAGCGCACCCTGCAGACGGTCTCTTGGATGTGGTGATTGGCAAGGAAATCAGCAAGCCCGTTCTGGCCGGAGTGCTGCCTCTGGTTTTGATGGGCCAGCACACCGCTTTGCCTTATGTGATCATTGCAAGGGCCAGAGAGGTCACGGTGCGCTGGGAAAAACCACAAGTGTGCCATCTGGACGGCGAGATGCTCCCAGACTGCACAGAATGCCATGTGCAGGTTCAGCCATCGGTCCTGCAACTGCAAGGCCGTCTGAACGCTTACACCTGA
- a CDS encoding phosphodiester glycosidase family protein produces MHQRLQRLLWSFVVLGALGQSQAASFYTVKRGDTLWSISQKSKISVEQIKKLNRLKSDTIYSGQKLKLANVQTVVKRNPPLPFAVALSTKKVLKVPVYAVHVNLAHKGVKVRPLLPSIGLGRGGAKLGYLAQRPNLIAAINGGYFHPQSYMPAGDLVVQGRQLAYGRIQTALSVTPDNKARIHHNTGSWKGYETVIATGPHVVQNGRLVVQPRVEGYRDPAVWGRAKRSAVGLVNNEYLIFMTSPQELSLAEVGKIMQKMKAREVILLDGGSSAGLVWDRKLIVPPARALSFGIGVFVGQKG; encoded by the coding sequence ATGCATCAACGTCTCCAGCGTCTTTTGTGGTCTTTCGTCGTGCTGGGTGCACTGGGCCAGTCTCAGGCAGCCTCTTTTTACACCGTCAAACGGGGGGACACCCTCTGGAGCATCTCTCAGAAATCCAAAATTTCGGTGGAGCAGATCAAGAAGCTCAACCGTTTGAAAAGCGACACCATCTACTCAGGTCAAAAATTGAAACTGGCAAATGTTCAAACGGTGGTCAAGAGAAATCCGCCTTTGCCTTTTGCAGTCGCCCTGTCGACCAAAAAAGTGTTGAAGGTGCCGGTTTACGCTGTACACGTCAATCTGGCCCACAAAGGGGTCAAAGTGCGTCCATTGCTGCCCAGCATCGGTCTGGGCCGGGGAGGCGCAAAGCTCGGGTATCTGGCCCAGAGGCCCAATCTGATCGCTGCGATCAATGGAGGCTATTTTCATCCACAGTCTTACATGCCTGCTGGAGACCTGGTGGTTCAGGGAAGGCAACTGGCTTATGGGCGCATTCAGACTGCGCTTTCGGTGACACCTGACAACAAAGCCCGCATCCACCACAACACCGGGTCATGGAAGGGGTATGAAACAGTGATTGCCACAGGACCCCATGTGGTTCAGAATGGCCGTCTGGTGGTTCAACCCAGAGTGGAAGGATACCGCGATCCAGCCGTCTGGGGAAGGGCCAAACGCAGTGCTGTGGGTCTGGTCAACAACGAGTACCTGATCTTCATGACCAGTCCTCAGGAACTCAGCCTTGCAGAGGTCGGCAAAATCATGCAAAAAATGAAAGCCAGAGAGGTGATCCTGCTGGATGGAGGATCCAGTGCTGGACTGGTCTGGGACCGCAAACTGATTGTGCCTCCGGCCAGAGCCCTGTCTTTTGGCATTGGGGTTTTTGTGGGCCAGAAAGGCTGA
- a CDS encoding helix-turn-helix transcriptional regulator — MDRLTRLLGLLTLLMGTERTTAAELAHRFSVSKRTIYRDIQILEEAGIPVVLFPGKSGGIGIMEGYALDRTILSQSEIANLMRLLNSFVQLPMGMDQAQIYEKLQLLFCKNHPEGQPTGWQEIVIDHTSWNSRTVDLQKHELLLQAIRKRQKVQFQYHKPTRDRPEERTVEPYSLILKTGYWYLLGFCHSRQDFRQFRFSRMGQLQALQEGFMPREVPQEMLNIQENWFRHSPPIEVQFAVDREAIPRITEWFGVDALKQQEDRRAIFAFSAPEDEWLYGLLLQLGDQVEVLSPPHLRDVICKKALKVYERYQKLTP, encoded by the coding sequence ATGGACCGCCTCACCCGTTTGCTTGGCCTGCTGACCCTTCTGATGGGCACCGAAAGAACCACGGCCGCTGAACTGGCCCACAGGTTTTCGGTGTCCAAACGCACCATTTACCGGGACATTCAAATTCTGGAAGAAGCTGGAATTCCTGTGGTGTTGTTCCCCGGAAAAAGTGGAGGCATTGGAATCATGGAAGGGTATGCTCTGGACCGCACCATCCTCAGCCAGAGTGAAATCGCCAACCTGATGCGCTTGCTGAACAGTTTTGTGCAATTGCCCATGGGCATGGATCAGGCCCAGATTTACGAGAAACTTCAGTTGCTTTTTTGCAAAAACCATCCAGAGGGGCAACCCACAGGTTGGCAGGAAATCGTGATTGACCACACCTCATGGAATTCCAGAACTGTGGATTTGCAGAAACATGAACTGCTGCTTCAAGCCATTCGGAAACGTCAGAAAGTGCAGTTTCAATACCACAAACCGACCCGTGATCGTCCCGAGGAACGCACAGTGGAGCCGTATTCTTTGATTTTGAAAACAGGTTACTGGTATCTGCTGGGCTTCTGTCACAGTCGGCAGGATTTCAGGCAATTTCGTTTCAGCAGAATGGGGCAGTTGCAAGCTTTGCAGGAGGGTTTCATGCCCAGAGAGGTGCCTCAGGAAATGCTGAACATTCAGGAGAACTGGTTCAGGCACAGTCCACCCATCGAGGTTCAATTTGCCGTGGACCGTGAGGCCATCCCCAGAATCACCGAATGGTTCGGCGTGGATGCCCTGAAGCAACAGGAGGACCGGCGGGCCATTTTTGCGTTTTCAGCTCCAGAGGATGAATGGCTTTATGGCCTCTTGTTGCAGCTCGGGGATCAGGTGGAGGTGCTTTCGCCTCCCCATTTGCGTGATGTTATTTGCAAAAAAGCTTTAAAGGTTTATGAGCGGTACCAAAAGTTGACACCCTGA
- a CDS encoding DinB family protein: MTQQLNFTASPSKDMLHHLFHTGSFMNPASLLDGLTPEQASTRPESMPHSVAEVVAHANFWLNWILNISRGGTPIPTPHATVGWPEVSQEGWETLKQDFLMAISAHQTFTQAELDRPLFEQPHYGWEKHSVGSALADIALHTAHHLGQVVSIRQALKLWPPPSGPYTW, from the coding sequence ATGACACAACAACTGAATTTCACTGCATCACCCAGCAAAGACATGCTGCACCATCTTTTTCACACAGGTTCTTTCATGAATCCAGCCTCTTTGCTGGACGGCCTCACACCAGAGCAGGCCTCTACCCGCCCTGAAAGCATGCCTCACTCTGTCGCAGAGGTGGTCGCTCACGCCAACTTCTGGCTGAACTGGATTCTGAACATTTCCAGAGGCGGGACCCCCATTCCCACACCCCACGCCACCGTGGGCTGGCCTGAAGTGTCCCAGGAAGGCTGGGAGACCTTGAAGCAAGACTTCCTGATGGCCATCTCAGCGCACCAGACGTTCACACAGGCAGAATTGGACCGCCCCCTCTTTGAACAGCCCCATTATGGCTGGGAGAAACACTCTGTGGGCTCTGCACTTGCCGACATTGCCCTCCACACCGCCCATCACCTTGGGCAAGTGGTGAGCATCCGGCAAGCCCTCAAACTGTGGCCCCCACCCTCTGGCCCTTACACCTGGTAA
- a CDS encoding DinB family protein: MTVATETHTLPLRQLLFKDLEQEFATTRKFLERVPMEQAEFKPHPKSFSLLHLANHLAGFPSWGLDTLKVDVLDFQSDGTPPKPLGTREELLEHFDRTLLEFKETLNQSSDEHLNFVWTMKSGDQVFMHQPRHEVLRNGIISHMVHHRAQLGVYFRLLGLPVPTSYGPTADEF; encoded by the coding sequence ATGACTGTTGCCACAGAAACCCACACCCTGCCCCTTCGCCAATTGCTTTTCAAGGATCTGGAACAGGAATTTGCCACCACCCGCAAGTTTCTGGAGCGCGTTCCCATGGAGCAAGCAGAATTCAAACCCCACCCAAAGAGCTTCAGTCTGTTGCACCTCGCCAACCACCTGGCCGGCTTTCCCAGTTGGGGACTGGACACCCTGAAGGTGGATGTTCTGGACTTCCAGAGTGATGGCACGCCCCCCAAACCCCTCGGCACCCGCGAAGAACTGCTGGAACACTTTGATCGCACTTTGCTGGAATTCAAAGAGACTTTGAACCAGAGCTCAGACGAACACCTCAACTTCGTCTGGACCATGAAGTCTGGGGATCAGGTGTTCATGCACCAGCCGCGCCATGAGGTGCTCAGAAATGGCATCATCAGCCACATGGTGCACCACCGTGCACAACTCGGGGTGTATTTCAGGTTGCTCGGCCTTCCTGTGCCCACGTCTTACGGTCCCACCGCAGACGAATTCTGA
- a CDS encoding VOC family protein: MISGISHITRYVQDAEAALKFYTEVLGFQKCADGEVGPGMRWLTVTAPEQKDLEVVLFEPRVWFRNPEEAARAEAILSQQPSLIFRTRDIEAAFEKLKSAGVELLTPEIRDLPWGRDLEIRDITGSVVSLVEAKPEFAF; this comes from the coding sequence ATGATTTCAGGCATCAGTCACATCACCCGTTATGTTCAAGACGCAGAAGCTGCCCTCAAGTTTTACACCGAAGTGTTGGGTTTCCAGAAGTGTGCAGATGGAGAAGTGGGACCGGGCATGCGCTGGCTCACCGTGACCGCTCCAGAGCAAAAAGACCTTGAAGTCGTCCTCTTCGAACCCAGAGTGTGGTTCAGGAACCCTGAGGAGGCTGCTCGGGCAGAGGCCATCCTCTCCCAGCAACCTTCCCTGATTTTCAGAACCCGCGACATCGAGGCAGCTTTTGAAAAACTCAAAAGCGCTGGTGTTGAACTGCTCACCCCCGAGATCCGTGACCTTCCCTGGGGGCGGGATCTGGAAATTCGGGACATCACAGGCAGCGTGGTCTCTCTGGTGGAAGCCAAACCTGAATTTGCTTTTTGA
- the rplL gene encoding 50S ribosomal protein L7/L12: MALNKDQVIELLEQATILELADLIDTLKEKWGVTAAVAVSGGGAAAAEVKEEQTEFDVVLVDAGANKINVIKEVRAITGLGLKEAKDLTEKGGAIKEAVSKEEAEKVKAALEAAGAKVEVK; the protein is encoded by the coding sequence ATGGCTCTTAACAAAGACCAAGTCATCGAATTGCTGGAACAAGCCACCATTCTCGAACTCGCCGATCTGATCGACACCCTCAAAGAGAAGTGGGGCGTCACTGCTGCTGTTGCCGTCTCCGGTGGCGGAGCTGCTGCTGCTGAAGTCAAAGAAGAGCAAACCGAATTCGACGTTGTGCTGGTGGACGCTGGCGCCAACAAAATCAACGTCATCAAAGAAGTGCGTGCCATCACTGGTCTGGGCCTCAAAGAAGCCAAAGACCTCACCGAAAAAGGTGGCGCCATCAAAGAAGCCGTTTCCAAAGAAGAAGCCGAGAAAGTCAAGGCTGCTCTGGAAGCTGCTGGCGCCAAAGTCGAAGTCAAATAA
- the rplJ gene encoding 50S ribosomal protein L10, whose product MANPRNITSLAALRESLSGVETLYVVDYQGLTAGQIGKLRKELREKGCQLIVAKNTLVRLALKDGGHDFADVLHGPSAVVLADKDPAGAAKVLADTAKGNDKGIPAAKAGLLNGVKIDANTVTKIASLGTLQDQRAQLVGVLAGHMSNFVGILEAYKEKLEQSA is encoded by the coding sequence GTGGCGAACCCCCGTAACATCACCAGCCTCGCCGCGCTCCGCGAGTCCTTAAGTGGCGTAGAAACCCTCTACGTCGTAGACTACCAGGGCCTCACGGCCGGTCAAATTGGCAAACTGCGCAAAGAACTGCGCGAAAAAGGCTGCCAACTGATCGTTGCCAAAAACACCCTCGTGCGTCTGGCACTTAAAGACGGCGGACATGATTTCGCCGACGTCCTGCACGGCCCCAGCGCTGTGGTTCTTGCTGACAAGGACCCCGCCGGAGCCGCCAAGGTCCTCGCCGATACCGCGAAAGGCAACGACAAAGGCATTCCTGCCGCCAAGGCCGGTCTGCTCAACGGCGTCAAGATCGACGCCAACACCGTGACCAAGATTGCTTCTCTGGGCACCCTGCAAGATCAACGCGCTCAACTCGTTGGCGTGCTTGCTGGCCACATGTCCAATTTCGTGGGCATCCTCGAAGCCTACAAAGAGAAGCTCGAACAGTCTGCTTGA